The following coding sequences lie in one Arachis hypogaea cultivar Tifrunner chromosome 9, arahy.Tifrunner.gnm2.J5K5, whole genome shotgun sequence genomic window:
- the LOC112710569 gene encoding long chain acyl-CoA synthetase 1 has protein sequence MLKNFAIKVEEGKEGENGKPCVGPVYRNLLAKNGFPPMDPDFSTTWDIFSVSVKKHPKNRMLGWRKAIDEKFGPYVWKTYKEVYDDVLHIGSALRASGAEPGSRIGIYGSNCPQWIVAMEACSANSFICVPLYDTLGAGAVNFIIDHAEVDIVFVQDKKVKELLKPDCISAKRLKAMVCFTSLTEEQNDKAAAIGIKPYSWEEFLHMGKEKPCEIYPPRAQDICTIMYTSGTSGDPKGVVLSHENIVALVRGMDLFMEQFEDKMTVEDVYLSFLPLAHILDRTIEEYFFRNGASVGYYHGDLNALRDDLMELKPTLFAGVPRVFEKVYEGIKKAVEELNPFRRAVFGMLYNYKLGWMNKGYKQREASRLADLLAFRKVKARLGGRIRLIISGGAALSPEIEEFLRVTCCAFVCQGYGLTETCGPTTLGFPDEMCMLGTVGAVSIFNELRLEEVPEMGYNPLATPPCGEICIRGKTVFTGYHKSPQLTTEAIRDGWFHTGDIGEMLPNGVVKIIDRKKNLIKLSQGEYIALEHLENVYGVTPIVEDIWVYGNSFKSMLIAVVVPNEEITNKWAHSNGHTASLPKLCSLDQLKKHVLSELKSTADRNKLRGFEHIKGVILDPLPFDMERDLVTATLKKRRNNMLKYYQEQIDELYQNLAGDKKKL, from the exons atgcTGAAGAACTTTGCTATTAAGGTTGAAGAAGGAAAGGAGGGTGAAAATGGAAAACCATGTGTCGGTCCAGTTTACAGAAACCTGCTGGCGAAGAATGGATTTCCTCCCATGGATCCTGATTTCAGTACTACTTGGGATATTTTCAG TGTCTCTGTCAAAAAACATCCAAAAAATCGGATGCTGGGATGGCGTAAAGCTATCGATGAaaag TTTGGACCATATGTTTGGAAAACATATAAGGAAGTTTATGATGATGTTCTGCATATTGGTTCTGCTTTAAGAGCTTCCGGTGCTGAACCT GGTTCTCGAATTGGAATTTATGGCTCTAACTGTCCTCAATGGATAGTGGCAATGGAG GCTTGTTCTGCCAACAGCTTTATTTGTGTGCCTCTCTATGATACACTTG GCGCCGGTGCTGTTAATTTTATTATAGATCATGCAGAAGTTGATATTGTTTTCGTCCAAGATAAGAAGGTGAAAGAG CTTTTGAAACCTGATTGTATATCTGCTAAGCGACTGAAAG CAATGGTGTGCTTCACTTCATTAACAGAGGAACAAAATGATAAGGCAGCTGCAATCGGAATTAAGCCATATTCTTGGGAAGAGTTTTTGCATATG GGAAAAGAAAAGCCATGTGAGATTTATCCACCTCGTGCTCAAGATATATGCACTATAATGTATACAAGTGGGACAAGTGGAGACCCCAAAGGTGTTGTTTTATCGCATGAAAATATTGTTGCTTTAGTACGAGGCATGGATCTTTTCATGGAACAGTTTGAAGACAAG aTGACAGTTGAAGATGTGTATTTATCGTTTCTTCCGTTGGCTCATATTCTTGATCGCACAATTGAAGAGTACTTCTTCCGCAATGGTGCATCTGTTGGCTACTATCATGGG GATCTAAACGCTTTGAGGGATGATTTAATGGAGTTAAAGCCAACACTATTTGCCGGTGTGCCACGTGTCTTCGAAAAAGTATATGAAG GTATCAAGAAAGCAGTGGAGGAACTCAATCCATTCAGGAGAGCAGTATTTGGCATGCTCTACAACTA CAAACTTGGCTGGATGAATAAAGGATATAAGCAGAGAGAAGCATCACGTTTAGCGGATCTATTAGCCTTTAGAAAG GTGAAAGCGAGGCTTGGTGGGCGAATTCGACTAATAATTTCTGGGGGAGCAGCTTTGAGCCCCGAAATAGAAGAGTTCTTGCGTGTTACTTGTTGTGCCTTTGTATGTCAAGGCTATG GTTTGACTGAAACGTGTGGACCAACAACACTTGGATTTCCTGATGAAATGTGCATGTTGGGTACAGTTGGTGCTGTTTCTATATTCAACGAGCTGCGGTTAGAGGAGGTTCCCGAAATGGGATACAATCCTCTTGCAACTCCTCCATGCGGCGAGATTTGTATCAGGGGCAAAACTGTCTTTACTGGATATCACAAAAGTCCTCAGCTCACCACCGAAGCCATTAGAGATGGATGGTTTCACACAG GTGACATAGGAGAAATGCTTCCCAATGGTGTTGTGAAGATCATTGACAGGAAGAAGAATCTTATCAAGCTTTCTCAAGGAGAGTACATAGCACTTGAGCATCTCGAGAATGTTTATGGAGTTACTCCAATAGTTGAAGAT ATCTGGGTTTATGGGAATAGCTTCAAGTCAATGTTGATTGCAGTAGTAGTGCCAAATGAAGAAATTACAAATAAGTGGGCACATTCAAACGGTCACACAGCATCTCTCCCCAAACTCTGTTCTCTTGATCAATTGAAGAAACATGTGCTATCGGAGCTCAAATCAACTGCTGACAGAAACAAG TTGAGGGGATTTGAACATATCAAGGGAGTGATATTGGACCCACTTCCATTTGACATGGAAAGAGATTTGGTGACTGCAACACTCAAGAAGAGAAGAAACAACATGCTCAAGTATTATCAG GAGCAAATAGATGAACTATACCAGAATTTGGCGGGCGACAAGAAAAAACTATGA